In Garra rufa chromosome 15, GarRuf1.0, whole genome shotgun sequence, a single genomic region encodes these proteins:
- the slc35a2 gene encoding UDP-galactose translocator has protein sequence MMMMAAAASNESPNRDTEDKTSTRRQNEVNKKLKYISLAILVIQNASLILSIRYVRTLPGDHFYTTSAVVMAEVLKVLTCIAIILIEKRGNVKSFISLLYDSIVVQYLDTLKLAVPSLIYTLQNNLQYVAISNLPAATFQVTYQLKILTTALFSVLMLRKSLTKIQWISLVLLFAGVAIVQVEQEGGKQKEAVSANQNYFKGLVSVIISCLSSGFAGVYFEKILKGSSASVWMRNIQLGIFGTLMGLLGMWWNDGAAIAEKGFLFGYTPMVWGVIFNQAFGGLLVAVVVKYADNILKGFATSFSIIVSTITSVYLFGFHVDLIFTLGAGLVIGAVYMYSLPKANTSTSSTSTSSSRHSKGGDSELDAFLPKSVLVK, from the exons TCAACAAGAAGTTGAAGTACATCAGTTTGGCGATTCTGGTGATCCAGAATGCATCTCTCATCCTCAGCATCCGTTATGTGCGAACGTTGCCGGGAGATCATTTCTACACTACGTCAGCTGTGGTGATGGCAGAAGTTCTCAAAGTCCTCACCTGTATAGCCATCATCCTTATAGAGAAGAGAG gtaATGTGAAGTCCTTTATATCATTGTTGTATGACTCTATAGTCGTACAGTATTTGGACACACTGAAGTTAGCAGTTCCTTCACTCATCTACACTTTACAAAACAACCTGCAGTATGTGGCCATTTCCAATTTACCAGCAGCCACTTTCCAG gtcACATATCAGCTGAAGATCTTGACCACAGCATTGTTTTCAGTGCTCATGCTGCGCAAGAGCCTGACTAAAATCCAGTGGATCTCTCTGGTGCTGCTGTTCGCCGGTGTGGCGATCGTCCAGGTGGAGCAGGAGGGCGGAAAACAGAAGGAGGCTGTGTCCGCCAACCAGAACTACTTCAAGGGCCTGGTGTCAGTGATCATCTCCTGCTTATCCTCCGGGTTTGCCGGCGTCTACTTCGAGAAGATCTTGAAGGGCAGCTCGGCCTCGGTGTGGATGAGAAACATCCAGCTCGGGATCTTCGGGACTCTAATGGGTCTCCTCGGCATGTGGTGGAACGACGGCGCCGCCATCGCCGAGAAAGGCTTCCTGTTTGGCTACACGCCCATGGTGTGGGGCGTCATCTTCAACCAGGCCTTCGGAGGCCTCCTGGTAGCCGTTGTCGTAAAATACGCGGACAACATTCTCAAAGGTTTCGCCACCTCTTTTTCCATCATCGTGTCCACGATCACGTCCGTCTACCTCTTCGGCTTCCACGTGGACCTGATCTTCACGCTGGGCGCGGGGTTGGTCATAGGAGCCGTCTATATGTACAGTCTCCCCAAAGCAAACACCAGCACTTCCAGCACCAGCACATCTTCGTCTAGGCACAGCAAAGGAGGAGACTCGGAGCTGGATGCTTTCCTCCCAAAGTCAGTGCTGGTGAAATGA